One Thermus sp. CCB_US3_UF1 DNA window includes the following coding sequences:
- the nusB gene encoding transcription antitermination factor NusB, whose protein sequence is MLRRARELAMRALFAHTQGGVPLEEAFRHTLEEMGGEDDPYGDPLDEEGVAFARRLLEGYKARQEEVDRALRETVEGWDFGQMSKTDLTVLRLAAYEMLYEPTPFAPLIEVAVKIANRYGGEHSGAFVNGVLGRLFRRIQEGELTTVPKEA, encoded by the coding sequence ATGCTTAGGCGCGCCCGGGAGCTGGCCATGCGGGCCCTCTTCGCCCACACCCAAGGGGGCGTGCCCCTGGAGGAGGCCTTCCGCCACACCCTGGAGGAGATGGGCGGGGAGGATGACCCCTACGGCGACCCCTTGGACGAGGAAGGGGTGGCCTTCGCCAGGCGGCTTCTGGAAGGCTATAAGGCCCGCCAGGAGGAGGTGGACCGGGCGCTTAGGGAGACGGTGGAGGGCTGGGACTTTGGCCAGATGTCCAAGACCGACCTCACCGTGCTGCGCCTGGCCGCCTACGAGATGCTCTACGAGCCCACCCCCTTCGCCCCCCTCATCGAGGTGGCGGTGAAGATCGCCAACCGCTACGGCGGGGAACACTCGGGGGCTTTTGTGAACGGGGTCCTGGGGCGCCTTTTCCGGCGCATCCAGGAGGGGGAGTTGACCACCGTACCCAAGGAGGCCTGA
- a CDS encoding Asp23/Gls24 family envelope stress response protein: MVDYEISDHALEGLVAHALSGLEGVRLLETAPRSLGEVFRRAKPIKVERTPEGLAVDLLLSVDYGVAIPELAQAVQKAVAEALFLATGEKVRAVNLTVAQVEYRKEAHA, encoded by the coding sequence ATGGTGGACTATGAGATCAGCGACCACGCCCTCGAGGGCCTGGTGGCCCATGCCCTTTCGGGCCTCGAGGGCGTGCGCCTTCTGGAAACCGCCCCCCGCTCCCTGGGGGAGGTGTTCCGGCGCGCCAAACCCATCAAGGTGGAGCGGACCCCCGAGGGCCTCGCCGTGGACCTGCTCCTTTCCGTGGACTACGGGGTGGCCATCCCCGAGCTGGCCCAGGCGGTGCAAAAGGCGGTGGCCGAGGCCCTTTTCCTGGCCACCGGGGAAAAGGTGCGGGCGGTGAACCTCACCGTGGCCCAGGTGGAGTACCGCAAGGAGGCCCATGCTTAG
- the accC gene encoding acetyl-CoA carboxylase biotin carboxylase subunit translates to MRKVLIANRGEIALRIIRAAKELGLKTVVAHSTADEKSLPVLLADEAICIGPPPSGQSYLNIPNLLSAAIVTGADAIHPGYGFLAENATFAEMCREHGITFIGPTPENMRALGDKATARKVAREAGVPTVPGTDELQGVEEAKRAAAEIGYPVILKASAGGGGRGMRVVHTEEELERAIQQAQEEARAAFGNPAVYLEKYIEEPKHIEIQVLGDGENVIHLWERDCSIQRRHQKLLEEAPSVLPLETRKAIAEAAARLARHVGYVSAGTLEFLVDKEGNFYFIEMNTRIQVEHPITEMITGVDLVQAQFRIAQGEKLWLKQEDIGVRGHAIEVRINAEDPEKGFRPSIGKVETLLFPGGPGIRVDSHLYAGYQIPPHYDSLIAKVIAWAPTREEAIRRMERALSETVIEGPGLKTTIPFHQKVLQNAFFRRGAVYTNFVARRMEL, encoded by the coding sequence ATGAGGAAGGTCCTGATTGCCAACCGCGGCGAGATCGCCCTCAGGATCATCCGGGCCGCCAAGGAACTGGGCCTCAAAACCGTGGTGGCCCACTCCACCGCCGACGAGAAGAGCCTGCCCGTCCTCCTGGCGGACGAGGCCATCTGCATCGGGCCGCCCCCTTCGGGGCAGAGCTACCTCAACATCCCCAACCTCCTTTCCGCGGCCATCGTGACCGGGGCGGACGCCATCCACCCCGGCTACGGCTTCCTGGCGGAAAACGCCACCTTCGCCGAGATGTGCCGCGAGCACGGCATCACCTTCATCGGTCCTACCCCGGAGAACATGCGGGCCCTGGGCGACAAGGCCACGGCCCGGAAGGTGGCCCGGGAGGCCGGGGTGCCCACGGTGCCGGGCACGGACGAGCTTCAGGGCGTGGAGGAGGCCAAGCGGGCGGCCGCGGAGATCGGCTACCCCGTGATCCTCAAGGCTTCCGCCGGGGGTGGGGGCCGGGGGATGCGGGTGGTGCACACCGAGGAGGAGTTGGAGCGGGCCATCCAGCAGGCCCAGGAGGAGGCCCGGGCCGCCTTTGGCAACCCCGCGGTCTACCTGGAGAAGTACATTGAGGAGCCCAAGCACATCGAGATCCAGGTCCTGGGGGATGGGGAGAACGTCATCCACCTTTGGGAGCGGGACTGCTCCATCCAAAGGCGGCACCAGAAGCTCTTGGAGGAAGCCCCCAGCGTCCTCCCCTTGGAAACCCGCAAGGCCATCGCCGAGGCCGCGGCCCGCCTGGCCCGGCACGTGGGCTACGTGTCCGCGGGCACCCTGGAGTTCTTGGTGGACAAGGAGGGGAACTTCTACTTCATCGAGATGAACACCCGCATCCAGGTGGAGCACCCCATCACGGAGATGATCACCGGCGTGGACCTGGTCCAGGCCCAGTTCCGCATCGCCCAGGGGGAGAAGCTTTGGCTCAAGCAGGAGGATATCGGGGTCCGGGGCCACGCCATTGAGGTGCGCATCAACGCCGAGGACCCAGAGAAGGGCTTTAGGCCCTCCATCGGCAAGGTGGAGACCCTGCTTTTCCCGGGTGGCCCCGGCATCCGGGTGGACAGCCACCTCTACGCGGGCTACCAGATCCCGCCCCACTACGACAGCCTCATCGCCAAGGTCATCGCCTGGGCCCCCACCCGGGAGGAGGCCATACGGCGGATGGAGCGGGCCCTTTCCGAGACGGTGATCGAGGGGCCGGGGCTCAAGACCACCATCCCCTTCCACCAGAAGGTCCTGCAAAACGCCTTCTTCCGCCGGGGGGCGGTCTACACCAACTTCGTGGCCCGGCGCATGGAGTTGTAG
- the accB gene encoding acetyl-CoA carboxylase biotin carboxyl carrier protein, with protein sequence MTPKELKQILQALVEHGVNELTLETPDYKLTVRRGGEVQVVAVPQVVAAPPPAPAEPPKRERAEEECAGCVEVKAPIVGTFYRAPAPDAPPYVKEGDRVEKGQVLCIIEAMKLMNEIESEVSGVVKKILVQNGEPVEYGQPLFLIQPL encoded by the coding sequence ATGACGCCCAAGGAGCTAAAACAGATCCTGCAGGCTTTGGTGGAGCACGGGGTGAACGAGCTTACCCTGGAAACCCCCGACTACAAGCTCACCGTCCGCCGGGGGGGCGAGGTCCAGGTGGTGGCCGTGCCCCAGGTGGTGGCCGCCCCGCCCCCCGCCCCAGCCGAGCCCCCCAAGAGGGAGCGGGCCGAGGAGGAGTGCGCCGGGTGCGTGGAGGTCAAGGCCCCCATCGTGGGCACCTTCTACCGCGCCCCAGCCCCCGATGCCCCCCCCTACGTCAAAGAGGGGGACCGGGTGGAGAAGGGCCAGGTCCTTTGCATCATCGAGGCCATGAAGCTGATGAACGAGATCGAGTCCGAGGTTTCGGGCGTCGTGAAGAAGATCCTGGTGCAAAACGGGGAGCCGGTGGAGTACGGCCAGCCCCTCTTCCTGATCCAGCCCCTATGA
- the efp gene encoding elongation factor P codes for MISVTDLRPGTKVRMEGGLWECVEYQHQKIGRGGAKVVAKFKNLETGATIERTFNSGEKLEDIYVETRELQYLYAEGEDLVFMDLETYEQFHLPKDQVEAARFLKEGMTVLGDMYEGRPLKITPPTVVELKVVDTPPGVRGDTVSGGSKPATLETGAVVQVPLFVEPGEVIKVDTRTGQYVGRA; via the coding sequence ATGATCAGCGTGACCGATCTACGGCCCGGCACCAAGGTAAGGATGGAAGGCGGCCTGTGGGAGTGCGTGGAGTACCAGCACCAGAAGATCGGCCGCGGCGGCGCCAAGGTGGTGGCCAAGTTCAAGAACCTGGAAACCGGGGCCACCATTGAGCGCACCTTCAACTCCGGGGAAAAGCTGGAGGACATTTACGTGGAGACCCGGGAGCTCCAGTACCTCTACGCCGAGGGGGAGGACCTGGTCTTCATGGACCTGGAAACCTACGAGCAGTTCCACCTGCCCAAGGACCAGGTGGAGGCGGCCCGCTTCCTCAAGGAAGGCATGACCGTCCTGGGGGACATGTACGAGGGCCGGCCCCTGAAGATCACCCCGCCCACGGTGGTGGAGCTCAAGGTGGTGGACACCCCGCCCGGGGTCCGGGGGGACACGGTTTCCGGCGGCTCCAAGCCCGCCACCCTGGAAACGGGGGCGGTGGTGCAGGTGCCCCTCTTCGTGGAGCCGGGGGAGGTCATCAAGGTGGATACCCGCACCGGCCAGTACGTGGGCCGGGCCTAG
- a CDS encoding S9 family peptidase, whose amino-acid sequence MGLRGLAFLGLLLLPALAQVLTLPELRTRTYGEGGFRVERGLGEGPRFTRVQFSYLSDGLRVHGFANLPKGRGPFPVVVVLHGYVEPSRYRLLAYTTPYADFLAERGFLALHPNYRGHPPSQGEPASGLRHAYAVDVLHLLAEVRQGAFPQADPSRIALFGHSMGGGVAQVVALVDRGLKGVVLYGSMSGDERRNLEQIRFWSQGRRGGELLTLPPKVLEQASAWTYLGELSLPFSVHHGTQDAQVPPEWSWELCRRLKALGKPVECFSYPAGHLFRGEAERRFRERVLAFLGRVLR is encoded by the coding sequence ATGGGGCTAAGGGGCTTGGCCTTTCTCGGCCTTCTTCTCCTTCCCGCCCTGGCCCAGGTCCTCACCCTGCCCGAGCTGAGGACCAGGACGTACGGGGAAGGGGGCTTCCGGGTGGAGCGGGGGCTTGGGGAGGGGCCTCGCTTCACCCGGGTCCAGTTCTCCTACCTTTCCGACGGCCTCCGGGTCCACGGCTTCGCCAACCTCCCCAAGGGCCGGGGGCCCTTTCCCGTGGTGGTGGTCCTCCACGGCTACGTGGAGCCGAGCCGCTACCGCCTCCTCGCCTACACCACCCCCTACGCCGACTTCCTGGCGGAGCGGGGCTTTTTGGCCCTCCACCCCAACTACCGGGGCCACCCCCCATCCCAAGGGGAGCCGGCCTCGGGCCTGCGCCACGCCTACGCCGTGGACGTGCTCCACCTCCTGGCCGAGGTGCGCCAAGGGGCCTTCCCCCAGGCCGACCCCTCGCGCATCGCCCTGTTTGGCCACTCCATGGGGGGCGGGGTGGCCCAGGTGGTGGCCCTGGTGGACCGGGGGCTAAAGGGGGTGGTCCTTTACGGGAGCATGAGCGGGGACGAGCGGCGGAACCTGGAGCAGATCCGCTTCTGGTCCCAGGGCAGGCGGGGAGGGGAGCTTTTGACCTTGCCCCCTAAGGTCCTGGAACAGGCCTCGGCCTGGACCTACCTGGGGGAGCTCTCCTTGCCCTTTAGCGTCCACCACGGTACCCAGGACGCCCAGGTTCCCCCGGAGTGGTCCTGGGAGCTCTGCCGGAGGCTCAAGGCCCTGGGCAAGCCCGTGGAGTGCTTCAGCTACCCGGCGGGCCACCTCTTCCGCGGGGAGGCCGAGAGGCGGTTTCGCGAGCGGGTCTTGGCCTTCTTGGGACGGGTGTTGCGCTAG
- the speB gene encoding agmatinase, whose translation MRLPFGEHDTPYAEARVVVLPVPYDLSLSFLPGARRGPEAILLASRELEPFSLELGVAPEAVGIHGAEPVPWVAGSAQESHALIREEALRHLRAGKFLVSLGGDHSIVHPLVQAHREALGEFSLLHIDAHGDLYPEWQGSAYSHASPFHRLLGEGFQLVQVGIRAMDRDSLALVRERGVALFPAHRLHREGLPLREILAALGRRVYISFDFDALDPSVMPSVGTPLPGGLSYRQAVDLLEAVFAEKEVVGMDFVELSPNGQFHAEMTAAQLVYHAIGLKGLQAGWLVREHT comes from the coding sequence ATGCGCCTGCCTTTTGGCGAGCACGATACCCCTTACGCGGAGGCGCGGGTGGTGGTCCTGCCCGTGCCCTACGACCTTTCCCTTTCCTTCCTTCCCGGGGCCAGGCGGGGCCCTGAGGCCATCCTCCTGGCCAGCCGGGAACTGGAGCCCTTCTCCTTGGAGCTGGGGGTGGCCCCGGAGGCTGTGGGGATCCACGGGGCCGAGCCCGTTCCCTGGGTGGCGGGGTCTGCCCAGGAAAGCCACGCCCTCATCCGGGAGGAGGCCCTGCGCCACCTGCGGGCGGGAAAGTTCCTGGTGAGCCTAGGGGGGGACCACTCCATCGTCCATCCCCTGGTCCAGGCCCACCGGGAGGCCTTGGGGGAGTTTTCCCTCCTGCACATTGACGCCCACGGGGACCTCTACCCCGAGTGGCAGGGCTCGGCCTACTCCCACGCCTCCCCCTTCCACCGCCTTTTGGGGGAGGGCTTCCAACTGGTGCAGGTGGGGATCCGGGCCATGGACCGGGACTCCTTGGCCCTGGTGCGGGAAAGGGGGGTGGCCCTCTTCCCGGCCCACCGCCTCCACCGGGAAGGGCTGCCCCTTAGGGAGATCCTGGCCGCTTTGGGAAGGCGGGTCTACATCAGCTTTGACTTTGACGCCTTGGACCCCTCGGTGATGCCCAGCGTGGGCACCCCTCTGCCCGGGGGGCTTTCCTACCGCCAGGCCGTGGACCTCCTCGAGGCGGTCTTCGCCGAGAAGGAGGTGGTGGGGATGGACTTTGTGGAGCTTTCCCCCAACGGCCAGTTCCACGCGGAGATGACCGCGGCCCAGCTGGTCTACCACGCCATCGGCCTCAAGGGCTTGCAGGCGGGCTGGTTGGTGCGGGAGCACACCTAG
- a CDS encoding M20/M25/M40 family metallo-hydrolase, giving the protein MAGFLEEAKGLLAELVALPTVSAEGRALEAGAAKVAEVLEGLGLKAELHPGYGPPVVYAEGGEGEKTLLFYNHYDVQPPDPLELWQTDPFTLTERDGAWYGRGVHDDKGELVARVVALRLFREKHGFLPRVKFVVEGEEEVGSPHLEGYVAAQAHRLQAQAILWEAGGVDAQGRPYLYAGLKGIVALELRVRTAAFDLHSSYGAVVENPIYRLSRALASLRDEEGRVLIPGFYDRVRPLTPLEMEVLAEIPDESAALKEAFGVRDFLGGARNLEFNQRLYTEPCVNFNGFHAGYGGPGSKTVLPAEARAKLDFRLVPEQDPEEVPGLLKRHLEAQGFHDVEVVVLEKGERPARSDLSHPFVALARKALEEAHGRKAVLYPNMAGSGPMHPFLHHLKAPAVGLGVGYPGSRVHSPNEHIRIGDFERGTLAILRLLELFFLGR; this is encoded by the coding sequence ATGGCGGGCTTTTTGGAAGAGGCCAAGGGGCTTTTGGCGGAACTGGTGGCCCTGCCCACGGTGAGCGCCGAGGGCCGGGCCCTCGAGGCCGGGGCGGCCAAGGTGGCCGAGGTCCTGGAGGGTTTGGGCCTGAAGGCCGAGCTCCACCCGGGGTACGGGCCGCCGGTGGTCTACGCCGAGGGGGGGGAGGGGGAGAAGACCCTTCTCTTCTACAACCATTACGACGTACAGCCTCCAGACCCCTTGGAGCTTTGGCAGACGGATCCCTTCACCCTCACGGAGCGGGATGGGGCCTGGTACGGCCGGGGGGTCCACGACGACAAGGGGGAGCTGGTGGCCCGGGTGGTGGCCCTGCGGCTTTTCCGAGAAAAGCACGGCTTCCTCCCCCGGGTGAAGTTCGTGGTGGAGGGGGAGGAGGAGGTGGGTAGCCCCCACCTGGAAGGCTACGTGGCCGCCCAGGCCCACCGCCTTCAGGCCCAGGCCATCCTCTGGGAGGCGGGGGGGGTGGACGCCCAGGGCCGTCCCTACCTCTACGCCGGCCTGAAGGGCATTGTGGCCCTGGAGCTTAGGGTGCGTACCGCTGCCTTTGACCTCCACTCCTCCTACGGGGCGGTGGTGGAAAACCCCATCTACCGCCTGAGCCGGGCCCTGGCCTCCCTGCGGGACGAGGAGGGTCGGGTCCTCATCCCAGGGTTTTACGACCGGGTCCGCCCCCTCACCCCCTTGGAGATGGAGGTGCTGGCGGAGATTCCCGACGAGTCCGCCGCCCTCAAGGAGGCCTTTGGGGTGCGGGACTTCCTGGGTGGGGCCCGGAACCTGGAGTTCAACCAGCGCCTTTACACCGAGCCCTGCGTGAACTTCAACGGCTTCCACGCGGGCTATGGCGGGCCGGGTTCCAAGACGGTCCTGCCCGCCGAGGCCCGGGCCAAGCTGGACTTCCGCCTGGTGCCCGAGCAGGACCCTGAGGAGGTGCCTGGGCTCCTCAAGCGCCACCTCGAGGCCCAGGGCTTCCACGACGTGGAGGTGGTGGTCTTGGAGAAGGGGGAGCGCCCGGCCCGCTCCGACCTCTCCCACCCCTTCGTGGCCCTGGCCCGGAAGGCCTTGGAGGAGGCCCATGGGCGCAAGGCCGTCCTCTACCCCAACATGGCGGGCTCGGGTCCCATGCACCCCTTCCTCCACCACCTCAAGGCCCCGGCGGTGGGCCTGGGGGTGGGGTACCCGGGAAGCCGGGTCCATAGCCCCAACGAGCACATCCGCATCGGGGATTTTGAGCGGGGCACCCTGGCCATTCTACGCCTATTGGAGCTCTTCTTCCTGGGCCGCTAG
- a CDS encoding roadblock/LC7 domain-containing protein — MVEPSLVLYGSLYERAMDLLEETLRETGARYGLLIDRKGFVLAHKEALWAPKPPPLDSLATLVAGNAAATQALAKLLGEVRFQELVHQGERMGLYVDEAGDHALLLLVFDENAPLGKVKLYGKRAAEALARLAEEALANPPKLNLDTQYREEAKALLDELFGN, encoded by the coding sequence ATGGTGGAACCCTCCTTGGTCCTCTACGGGAGCCTGTACGAACGGGCCATGGACCTCCTGGAGGAAACCCTGCGGGAAACGGGAGCCCGCTACGGCCTCCTCATCGACCGCAAGGGCTTCGTCCTGGCCCATAAGGAGGCCCTATGGGCCCCCAAGCCCCCGCCCTTGGACTCCCTGGCCACCCTGGTGGCGGGCAACGCCGCCGCCACCCAGGCCCTGGCCAAGCTCCTGGGAGAGGTTCGCTTCCAGGAGCTGGTCCACCAGGGGGAGCGGATGGGCCTCTACGTGGATGAGGCCGGCGACCATGCCCTCCTCCTCCTGGTCTTTGACGAGAACGCCCCCTTGGGCAAGGTCAAGCTCTACGGCAAACGGGCCGCCGAGGCCCTGGCCCGGCTGGCCGAGGAGGCTTTAGCCAACCCGCCCAAACTCAACCTGGACACCCAGTACCGCGAGGAAGCCAAAGCCCTTCTGGACGAACTCTTCGGCAACTAG
- a CDS encoding ATP/GTP-binding protein, with amino-acid sequence MSTINFANREINFKIVYYGPGLSGKTTNLKWIYGKIPEGRKGEMVSLATEDERTLFFDFLPLDLGEVKGFKTRFHLYTVPGQVFYNASRKLILRGVDGIVFVADSAPGRLRANAESMRNMRENLAEYGLKVEDLPVVLQVNKRDLPDALPVEMVQAVVDPERRFPLFEAVATEGKGVFETLKEVSRLVLARVGSQA; translated from the coding sequence ATGAGCACCATCAACTTCGCCAACCGCGAGATCAACTTCAAGATCGTCTATTACGGACCAGGCCTTTCGGGGAAGACCACCAACCTAAAGTGGATCTACGGCAAAATCCCTGAGGGCCGCAAGGGGGAGATGGTCTCCTTGGCCACCGAGGACGAGCGCACCCTCTTCTTTGACTTCCTCCCCCTGGACCTGGGAGAGGTCAAGGGCTTCAAGACCCGCTTCCACCTCTACACGGTCCCCGGACAGGTCTTTTACAACGCCAGCCGCAAGCTCATCCTCCGGGGGGTGGACGGGATCGTCTTCGTGGCCGACTCCGCCCCGGGACGCTTGCGGGCCAACGCCGAGAGCATGCGCAACATGCGGGAGAACCTGGCCGAGTACGGCCTCAAGGTGGAGGACCTCCCCGTGGTCCTCCAGGTCAACAAGCGGGACCTGCCGGACGCCCTGCCCGTGGAAATGGTCCAGGCGGTGGTGGACCCCGAGCGCCGCTTTCCCCTCTTCGAGGCGGTGGCCACCGAGGGGAAAGGGGTGTTTGAAACCCTTAAGGAAGTGAGCCGCCTGGTCCTGGCCCGGGTGGGAAGCCAGGCCTAA
- a CDS encoding cytochrome c oxidase subunit 2A, giving the protein MEEKPVGAMGVIVVLTLTILIFWLGVYAIFFARG; this is encoded by the coding sequence ATGGAGGAAAAGCCGGTCGGTGCCATGGGAGTGATTGTGGTTCTCACCCTCACCATCCTGATCTTCTGGCTGGGGGTATACGCCATCTTCTTCGCAAGGGGGTAA
- a CDS encoding cupredoxin domain-containing protein encodes MVDEHKAHKAILAYEKGWLAFSLAMVLVFIALIAYTLATHTAGVIPAGQLERVDPTKVRTEGPWADPAQAVVQTGPNQYTVHVLAYAFGYQPNPIEVPKGAEIIFKITSPDVIHGFHVEGTNINVEVLPGDVSTVRYTFKKAGEYRIICNQYCGLGHQNMFGKIVVKE; translated from the coding sequence ATGGTGGACGAACACAAGGCCCACAAAGCCATCCTCGCCTATGAAAAGGGTTGGTTGGCCTTCTCCTTGGCCATGGTCCTGGTCTTCATCGCCCTCATCGCCTACACCCTGGCCACCCACACCGCAGGGGTCATCCCCGCGGGCCAGCTGGAGCGGGTAGACCCCACCAAGGTGCGCACGGAAGGCCCCTGGGCGGACCCGGCCCAGGCGGTGGTGCAGACCGGCCCCAACCAGTACACGGTCCACGTCCTGGCCTACGCCTTCGGCTACCAGCCCAACCCCATTGAGGTGCCCAAGGGGGCGGAGATCATCTTCAAGATCACCAGCCCCGATGTCATCCACGGCTTCCACGTGGAGGGCACCAACATCAACGTGGAGGTTCTCCCCGGCGACGTCTCCACCGTGCGCTACACCTTCAAGAAGGCGGGCGAGTACCGCATCATCTGCAACCAGTACTGCGGCCTCGGCCATCAGAACATGTTCGGCAAGATCGTGGTGAAGGAGTGA
- a CDS encoding b(o/a)3-type cytochrome-c oxidase subunit 1, with translation MAVRVAESRIYEAHPEKKATLYFLVLGFIAVIIGSLFGPFQALNYGNVDAYPLLKRLLPFVQSYYQGLTLHGVLNAIVFTQLFAQAIMVYLPARELNLRPNMGLLWLSWWMAFIGLVMAALPLLANEATVLYTFYPPLQGHWAFYLGASIFVLSTWVSIYIVLDLWRRWRAQNPGKVTPLVTYMAVVYWLMWFIASIGLVLEAVLFLLPWSFGLIKGVDPLIARTLFWWTGHPIVYFWLLPAYAIIYAVLPKQAGGKLVSDPMARLAFLLFLLLSTPVGFHHQFADPGIDPTWKMIHSILTMFVAVPSLMTAFTVAASLEFAGRMRGGKGLLGWIKALPWDNPAFVAPVLGLIGFIPGGAGGIVNASFTLDYVVHNTIWIAGHFHLQVASLVTLTAMGSLWWLIPNLTGKPISDAQRRLGLGVVWLWFIGMMVMALGLHWQGLLNVPRRAYIAQVPDAYAHSALPMVFNILAGIILLVALLLFIYGLFSVLLGRERRPELAEAPVPFAEVLSGPEDQPLVRAMDRIGFWFAVAVILVVLSYGPTLVQLFSNVNLVPGLRLW, from the coding sequence ATGGCGGTGCGTGTAGCTGAAAGCCGCATTTATGAGGCCCATCCGGAGAAAAAGGCCACCCTCTACTTCCTGGTCCTGGGCTTCATCGCCGTCATCATCGGCAGCCTCTTCGGCCCCTTCCAGGCCCTGAACTACGGCAATGTGGACGCCTACCCCCTGCTGAAGCGCCTTCTGCCCTTCGTCCAGTCCTACTACCAGGGCCTGACCCTGCACGGGGTCCTGAACGCCATCGTCTTCACCCAGCTCTTCGCCCAGGCCATCATGGTCTACCTGCCCGCCCGGGAGCTGAACCTTAGGCCCAACATGGGCCTCCTGTGGCTCTCCTGGTGGATGGCCTTCATCGGCCTGGTGATGGCCGCCTTGCCCCTTCTGGCCAACGAGGCCACGGTCCTCTACACCTTCTACCCGCCCCTCCAGGGCCACTGGGCCTTCTACCTGGGGGCCAGCATCTTCGTCCTCTCCACCTGGGTGAGCATCTACATCGTCCTGGACCTGTGGCGGCGCTGGAGGGCCCAGAACCCCGGCAAGGTGACGCCCCTGGTCACCTACATGGCCGTGGTCTACTGGCTCATGTGGTTCATCGCCTCCATCGGGCTGGTGCTGGAGGCCGTCCTCTTCTTGCTCCCCTGGTCCTTCGGCCTCATCAAGGGCGTGGACCCCTTGATCGCCCGTACCCTCTTCTGGTGGACGGGCCACCCCATCGTCTACTTCTGGCTCCTTCCGGCCTACGCCATCATCTACGCCGTCCTGCCCAAGCAGGCGGGGGGGAAGTTGGTCTCCGACCCCATGGCCCGCCTGGCCTTCCTCCTCTTCCTCCTCCTCTCCACCCCGGTGGGCTTCCACCATCAGTTCGCCGACCCGGGCATCGACCCCACCTGGAAGATGATCCACTCCATCCTCACCATGTTCGTGGCGGTGCCCAGCCTCATGACCGCCTTCACCGTGGCCGCCAGCCTGGAGTTTGCCGGGAGGATGCGGGGAGGCAAGGGCCTGCTGGGCTGGATCAAGGCCCTGCCCTGGGATAACCCCGCCTTCGTGGCCCCGGTGCTGGGCCTCATCGGCTTCATCCCCGGCGGGGCGGGGGGGATAGTGAACGCCAGCTTCACCCTGGACTACGTTGTGCACAACACCATCTGGATCGCCGGCCACTTCCACCTGCAGGTAGCCAGCCTGGTGACCCTGACCGCCATGGGCTCCCTATGGTGGCTGATCCCCAACCTGACGGGCAAGCCCATCTCCGACGCCCAAAGGCGGCTTGGCCTGGGGGTGGTATGGCTCTGGTTCATCGGGATGATGGTCATGGCCCTAGGCCTCCACTGGCAGGGCCTCCTCAACGTGCCCCGGCGGGCCTACATCGCCCAGGTACCCGACGCCTACGCCCACAGCGCCCTCCCCATGGTCTTCAACATCCTGGCGGGCATCATCCTCCTGGTGGCCCTCCTCCTCTTCATCTACGGCCTCTTCAGCGTCCTGTTGGGCCGGGAGCGGAGGCCGGAGCTGGCCGAAGCCCCCGTGCCCTTCGCCGAGGTGCTTTCCGGGCCTGAGGACCAGCCCCTGGTCCGGGCCATGGACCGAATCGGCTTCTGGTTCGCCGTGGCGGTGATCCTGGTGGTCCTGTCCTACGGCCCCACCCTGGTCCAGCTCTTCAGTAACGTCAACCTGGTGCCTGGGTTGCGGCTCTGGTAA